A window of Pontibacter deserti contains these coding sequences:
- the porK gene encoding T9SS ring complex lipoprotein PorK/GldK: MNKLFKLSSFALAVLLLAGCGLRNRPQGDLVGSDDRPEYNAQQIPYGMVACPGGTFHMGQADQDIAATMANLNKQVTIGAFYMDETEITNNEYRQFMDVIMQDSMEVLGEDWVMAELYPDTTVWVKDFTYHMGDPLMEYYYTHPAFDDYPVVGVDWFAAKYFSKWRSNFKNQANADNGMAPMPSFRLPSEAEWEYASRGGRDMTVYPWGGPYLRNAKGCLLANFKPGRGDYYSDGFSYTAPVAQFFPNDYGLYDMAGNVAEWCEDAYADAYVPITWDLNPVYNDDNEPRKVVRGGSWKDIAYFLETGTRNFEFQDSARSYIGFRNAMVYLGRSSGREFR, encoded by the coding sequence ATGAACAAACTATTTAAGCTGTCTTCCTTCGCTTTGGCGGTGTTGCTGCTTGCAGGTTGCGGATTGAGAAACAGACCACAGGGTGACCTGGTTGGGTCAGATGATCGTCCTGAGTATAATGCGCAGCAAATCCCTTACGGTATGGTGGCGTGCCCGGGCGGAACTTTCCATATGGGACAGGCAGACCAGGATATTGCTGCAACAATGGCTAACCTGAACAAGCAGGTAACTATTGGTGCCTTTTATATGGACGAAACCGAGATTACAAATAATGAATACCGCCAGTTTATGGATGTCATCATGCAGGACTCAATGGAAGTACTGGGTGAGGACTGGGTAATGGCTGAGCTTTATCCGGATACTACTGTTTGGGTAAAAGACTTTACCTATCACATGGGCGATCCATTAATGGAGTATTACTATACGCACCCTGCTTTTGACGACTACCCTGTGGTAGGTGTTGACTGGTTTGCAGCAAAGTATTTCTCTAAATGGCGTTCAAATTTCAAAAATCAGGCAAATGCTGATAACGGCATGGCTCCTATGCCAAGCTTCAGATTGCCATCAGAGGCTGAGTGGGAATATGCATCACGTGGTGGCCGCGACATGACGGTGTATCCATGGGGTGGTCCTTACCTGCGTAACGCAAAAGGCTGTTTACTGGCTAACTTTAAGCCGGGCCGCGGTGACTATTATAGCGATGGTTTCTCTTATACAGCTCCTGTAGCTCAGTTCTTTCCGAACGATTACGGCTTATATGATATGGCCGGTAACGTAGCAGAATGGTGCGAAGATGCCTATGCTGATGCATATGTACCTATCACCTGGGACCTGAACCCTGTTTATAATGATGATAACGAGCCTCGTAAAGTTGTTAGAGGTGGTTCATGGAAAGATATTGCTTACTTCCTAGAAACAGGTACGCGTAACTTCGAATTCCAGGATTCAGCTCGTTCATATATTGGCTTCCGTAATGCGATGGTATACTTAGGAAGATCATCAGGAAGAGAATTCAGATAA
- the porL gene encoding type IX secretion system motor protein PorL/GldL — MSNAKGRSFLYDVLMPKIYGIGAAVVIVGALFKIQHWPGADLMLIVGLSTEAVIFFLSAFQPQPHDPDWARVYPQLADDYTGEALMPATATTSGGNGLTRKLDDMLLDANITPETINSLGLGLNRLSETAAQMADLSQATTATNEYTLRVREASGSLDKMNAAYATTAEALAQMAGSTVDAKEYHQQIQSMTRNLGALNAVYEMELQDANNHLKAMNKFYGNLSMAMENLTDASKDTEQFKQEVSKLTQNLHSLNTVYGNMLTAMKG; from the coding sequence ATGAGCAACGCTAAAGGACGCAGTTTTTTGTACGACGTACTGATGCCAAAAATCTACGGTATTGGTGCCGCAGTCGTAATCGTTGGTGCGCTATTTAAAATTCAGCACTGGCCAGGTGCAGACCTTATGCTGATCGTAGGTCTTAGTACAGAGGCCGTAATCTTCTTCCTGAGTGCATTCCAGCCACAGCCGCATGATCCGGATTGGGCTAGAGTTTATCCGCAACTTGCTGATGATTACACAGGCGAAGCACTTATGCCAGCTACTGCTACTACTTCAGGTGGTAACGGATTAACCCGCAAACTGGATGACATGCTGCTTGATGCGAACATCACCCCTGAAACTATTAACTCATTAGGTTTAGGGCTGAACAGACTGAGCGAAACTGCTGCACAGATGGCAGATTTAAGCCAGGCTACTACAGCTACTAACGAGTATACACTAAGAGTAAGAGAAGCATCTGGTTCATTAGATAAAATGAATGCAGCCTATGCTACTACTGCTGAAGCCTTAGCGCAGATGGCAGGCTCTACTGTAGATGCAAAAGAATACCACCAGCAGATCCAGAGCATGACCAGAAATCTTGGTGCACTTAACGCAGTGTACGAGATGGAACTTCAGGATGCAAATAACCACCTGAAAGCCATGAATAAATTCTATGGCAACCTGAGCATGGCTATGGAAAACTTAACTGATGCCAGCAAAGATACAGAGCAATTCAAGCAGGAAGTTTCTAAGCTTACGCAGAACCTACACTCTCTGAACACAGTGTATGGTAACATGCTTACAGCAATGAAAGGTTAA
- the porM gene encoding type IX secretion system motor protein PorM/GldM, whose product MAGGKETPRQKMIGMMYLVLTALLALQVNSAILLKFQFLDESLMEVNGKTVNDNAGVLSNIKSAVNEGGNRSSDARVLKSAEEIRKQTSEMVGYIRSLRERLVKETGGMNEEIANQYANPSAEDKVAIAMIGAANKKNGAAYELKDKLNAYAKFLKQYNPNTPAQLANDGKDDPVAKNDKSQRRKDFAELNFGETPLVAALAVLSQKENEVLKYEADALQKLATQVGADIIKFEKIFAMARAESKTVAAGTKYKAEMFIAASSDAITPTMSYQGRPVKVVDGKGIVEFTAAASNYDADGNSKQKWSGKVTINQNGRDTTFNVTEEYVVAKPVIQVQSASVQALYFQCANELNVQVPALGAVYDPSFSASGGTAIKGAKKGLVTIIPSATQVKLNVSSGGNAIGSETFKVRPIPKPTLALMVNGRPLDVKRGVQAQSFRQVTIEALAEEGFRQLLPKEARYRVTRWKAYLVRGTNPIDQVDVSGPSENLSRFAAKASKGDRVVIEVLDVKRLNYKGSVVDAKTSGDTFWNIPLN is encoded by the coding sequence ATGGCTGGAGGAAAAGAGACACCCCGGCAGAAGATGATCGGTATGATGTACCTGGTACTTACCGCACTTCTGGCCCTACAAGTGAACTCAGCTATCCTGTTAAAGTTTCAGTTCCTGGACGAAAGTTTGATGGAAGTGAATGGCAAGACAGTGAATGATAATGCTGGAGTTTTAAGTAACATTAAATCTGCCGTTAACGAAGGTGGTAACAGATCTTCAGATGCACGTGTATTAAAAAGTGCAGAAGAGATCCGCAAGCAAACCTCAGAGATGGTAGGTTATATCCGTAGCCTGCGCGAAAGACTGGTGAAGGAAACAGGCGGTATGAATGAGGAGATAGCTAATCAGTATGCTAACCCAAGCGCTGAAGATAAAGTAGCTATTGCGATGATTGGTGCAGCTAACAAGAAGAATGGTGCAGCATATGAGTTGAAAGACAAACTTAATGCATACGCTAAATTCCTAAAGCAGTACAACCCGAACACGCCGGCTCAACTGGCAAACGATGGTAAAGACGATCCTGTGGCGAAGAATGATAAATCGCAGCGCAGAAAAGACTTTGCAGAGTTAAACTTTGGTGAAACACCACTAGTTGCGGCTTTAGCAGTTCTTTCTCAGAAAGAGAATGAAGTACTGAAGTATGAAGCTGATGCATTACAGAAATTAGCTACGCAGGTTGGTGCTGATATCATCAAGTTTGAGAAAATCTTTGCTATGGCGCGTGCTGAGTCTAAGACTGTAGCTGCCGGTACAAAGTATAAAGCAGAAATGTTTATTGCTGCTTCTTCTGATGCGATCACTCCAACAATGAGCTACCAGGGTAGACCAGTTAAAGTTGTTGATGGTAAAGGTATAGTTGAATTTACTGCTGCTGCTTCTAACTATGATGCTGATGGAAATTCAAAACAAAAGTGGAGTGGTAAGGTAACAATCAACCAGAATGGCCGTGATACCACATTTAATGTAACAGAAGAATATGTAGTAGCTAAGCCTGTTATCCAAGTACAGTCTGCTTCAGTTCAGGCGTTATATTTCCAGTGTGCTAACGAGCTTAACGTACAGGTACCTGCTTTAGGTGCTGTGTATGACCCAAGCTTCAGCGCATCAGGTGGTACTGCTATTAAAGGTGCTAAAAAAGGTCTGGTAACCATTATCCCAAGCGCAACACAGGTAAAACTAAATGTTAGTAGTGGTGGTAACGCTATCGGTTCTGAAACATTTAAAGTGCGCCCTATACCTAAGCCAACATTAGCGCTAATGGTTAATGGTCGTCCGTTGGATGTAAAGCGTGGTGTACAAGCTCAATCATTTAGACAAGTAACTATAGAAGCGTTAGCTGAAGAAGGTTTTAGACAATTATTACCTAAAGAAGCACGTTATAGAGTAACACGTTGGAAAGCGTACTTAGTAAGAGGTACAAACCCAATCGATCAGGTAGATGTATCCGGACCATCAGAAAACCTGTCTCGTTTTGCAGCTAAAGCAAGCAAAGGCGACAGAGTTGTAATTGAGGTTTTAGATGTGAAGCGCCTGAATTATAAGGGAAGTGTTGTAGATGCTAAAACCAGTGGTGATACATTCTGGAACATCCCATTAAACTAA
- the porN gene encoding type IX secretion system ring subunit PorN/GldN has product MKVVKALGIAAGILMSMSAMAQQVSTTATSSSSARPIPEHDILFKKTVWRKIDLREKQNKPMFSENREITRIIMDAVKSGELTAYANDSVNKPLTREEFVGNMTKKDNTEELSEEEKAAGFGQEAEDDDAWGAALGDDAGKSTTGPISNEFFPKELYLLELKENIVFDKKRSRMYHDIQTITLKVPATTNEMGIENTVASFKMSDLVRVFRANPEVAVWYNAQNDAQHKNLADAFDLWLFSSYITKISNPGDRALSDIYGGGQKGLLAAQDAAEALIEYEYSLWSY; this is encoded by the coding sequence ATGAAAGTAGTTAAAGCATTAGGTATAGCAGCTGGTATTTTGATGAGCATGAGTGCTATGGCGCAGCAGGTTTCTACCACTGCAACCAGCAGTTCTTCTGCAAGGCCAATACCAGAACATGATATTCTGTTCAAGAAAACCGTATGGCGTAAAATAGACCTGCGTGAAAAGCAGAACAAGCCAATGTTTTCTGAAAACAGAGAGATCACCAGAATTATAATGGATGCGGTGAAAAGCGGAGAGCTGACTGCCTATGCGAATGATTCTGTGAACAAGCCACTGACACGTGAAGAGTTTGTTGGTAACATGACTAAGAAAGACAATACCGAGGAGCTTAGTGAAGAAGAAAAGGCAGCAGGTTTTGGCCAGGAGGCTGAAGATGATGATGCCTGGGGCGCTGCACTTGGTGACGATGCTGGTAAATCTACTACAGGTCCTATAAGCAACGAGTTTTTTCCTAAGGAACTATACTTACTTGAGCTAAAAGAAAACATTGTTTTCGATAAAAAACGCTCTCGTATGTATCATGATATCCAGACAATTACACTGAAGGTGCCTGCAACCACCAATGAAATGGGTATTGAGAATACAGTAGCATCATTTAAGATGAGCGATCTAGTACGCGTTTTCCGTGCAAACCCGGAAGTGGCCGTATGGTATAACGCTCAGAATGATGCGCAGCATAAGAACCTGGCAGACGCATTTGATCTGTGGCTGTTCAGCTCTTATATCACTAAAATCTCTAACCCTGGCGACAGAGCTTTATCTGACATCTACGGTGGTGGACAGAAAGGTTTATTAGCCGCGCAGGATGCTGCAGAAGCACTTATAGAGTATGAGTATAGCCTTTGGAGCTACTAA
- the uvrC gene encoding excinuclease ABC subunit UvrC encodes MPANEKLKDKISHLPHKPGIYKFFDDNGIIYVGKAVDIRKRVSSYFNRSTQHNKKTLKLVSQIKNIEFTIVDTEADAFLLENNLIKQYQPKYNILLKDGKTYPYICIVNERFPRVISTRNKINDGSRYFGPYPSVTTMNVVLDLIRTLYPLRTCTYNLSPENIAAGKFKVCLEYHIGNCKGPCEALVDETEYNYYISQIRSILSGNLSIAKNYFKEHMAAAAAEFQFELAHQYKTKLDMLEDFQTKSTVVSNTLTNIDVFTITSNEQCAFLNYLKVMNGSIILTQSLEIHKKLDEADEDILASVIVQLRQEFESTSREVITNIEVSLPLDNITVTYPQIGDKRKLLNLSLKNAMYLRKEREGRQEKNRELSDQREIRVLETMKKDLRLTELPRHIECFDNSNFQGDNPVASMVCFKNGRPSKKDYRHFNIKTVVGPNDFESMYEIVTRRYRRLLDENQPLPQLIIIDGGKGQLSFAVQALKDLNIWGKVAIVGIAKRLEEIFYPGDNLPLYIDKKSESLRLIQRIRDEAHRFAITFHRSKRDAGTLKTELTDIKGIGPVISDQLLNKYRSVKKLRELTLAELTTEIGKSKAAILYTYLHPIE; translated from the coding sequence ATGCCTGCTAACGAAAAGCTGAAAGACAAAATATCGCACCTGCCGCACAAGCCCGGCATTTATAAGTTTTTTGACGATAACGGCATTATCTATGTTGGTAAAGCGGTTGATATAAGAAAGCGTGTAAGCTCTTATTTCAACCGCTCTACGCAGCATAATAAGAAAACGCTTAAGCTTGTTTCCCAAATAAAAAACATTGAGTTTACTATAGTTGATACAGAGGCTGATGCTTTCCTCTTGGAAAATAACCTGATCAAACAGTATCAGCCAAAGTATAATATCCTCCTCAAAGATGGAAAGACTTATCCTTACATCTGCATTGTAAATGAGCGCTTTCCGCGCGTCATCAGTACCCGCAATAAGATCAATGACGGCTCCCGTTACTTTGGTCCTTACCCAAGTGTAACTACCATGAACGTGGTACTGGACCTGATCCGGACATTATATCCGCTTCGCACCTGTACCTATAACTTATCTCCCGAGAATATTGCTGCAGGTAAATTTAAAGTTTGCTTAGAGTATCATATTGGCAACTGCAAAGGGCCATGCGAAGCGCTGGTGGATGAAACAGAATATAACTACTATATCAGCCAGATCAGAAGTATACTTTCCGGTAACTTAAGTATAGCTAAGAATTACTTTAAAGAGCATATGGCAGCGGCCGCTGCAGAGTTCCAGTTTGAGCTGGCACATCAGTACAAGACGAAGCTGGATATGCTGGAAGATTTCCAGACGAAGTCTACTGTAGTAAGCAATACACTTACTAACATCGATGTCTTTACGATCACCTCTAATGAGCAGTGCGCGTTCCTGAACTACCTTAAGGTAATGAATGGCTCTATTATACTTACGCAGTCGCTGGAGATACACAAAAAGCTTGACGAGGCAGACGAAGATATACTTGCCTCCGTTATTGTGCAGCTGCGCCAGGAGTTTGAAAGTACTTCACGGGAGGTGATTACTAATATTGAGGTTTCCCTGCCTTTAGATAATATTACCGTTACTTATCCACAGATAGGAGATAAGCGCAAATTGCTTAACCTGTCGTTGAAGAACGCCATGTATCTGCGCAAAGAACGTGAAGGAAGGCAAGAGAAAAACCGTGAGTTAAGTGACCAGCGTGAAATCCGGGTGCTGGAAACTATGAAGAAGGATTTACGCCTTACAGAGTTGCCCCGGCATATTGAGTGTTTTGATAACTCTAACTTCCAGGGAGACAACCCGGTGGCATCTATGGTATGTTTTAAGAATGGCAGGCCAAGTAAGAAGGATTACAGGCACTTCAATATTAAAACGGTTGTCGGCCCTAACGATTTCGAATCGATGTACGAGATTGTTACCCGCCGCTACAGAAGACTTTTAGACGAAAATCAACCATTACCACAGCTTATTATTATCGATGGCGGTAAAGGTCAGTTAAGCTTTGCAGTGCAGGCTCTTAAAGATCTTAATATATGGGGCAAAGTTGCCATTGTAGGTATAGCTAAACGTTTAGAGGAAATATTTTATCCTGGCGATAATCTGCCTTTATACATTGATAAAAAATCAGAATCGCTAAGGCTGATACAGCGTATTCGTGACGAAGCGCACCGTTTTGCTATTACTTTTCATCGTAGCAAGCGCGATGCCGGAACTCTTAAAACTGAACTTACCGATATCAAAGGTATAGGCCCTGTTATTTCAGATCAGTTGCTCAACAAGTATAGGTCTGTTAAAAAGCTTAGAGAATTAACCTTAGCAGAACTTACAACCGAGATCGGAAAATCAAAAGCAGCTATACTTTATACTTACCTGCACCCAATCGAATAG
- a CDS encoding penicillin-binding protein 1A translates to MTTRQKENITPQKAVFPKVVTTLWLLFAGGFVAFILYVYAVSANFLNLFGELPNLRTLENPKSELASELYSADNKLLGKYFRENRSPVDYEDLPENLVQALTATEDIRFEDHSGIDPQAMMRVATGIITGNLKGGGSTLTQQVAKNLFNTRSEELNNGLLNDVPGLRMLILKTKEWIMAIKLERNYTKREIMTMYLNTVDFGSNAFGIKVAAKTFFNKAPQDLKLEESAVLVGLLKAPTAFSPKFNPERSKQRRNVVLSQMVKYEFLTEAEFNQLKEKDIKLDYRVENQNIGLAPYFRTEASKFLLEWCRENGYDLYADGLKIYTTIDSRMQEYAEQAMEKHMEAQQKLFFNHWKNRNPWTDRNGQEIKGFAEQAIKRTPRYQKLYERFDGDEDSINYYLNKKVPMTIFTWNGEKQVEMSPMDSLKYYKHFLQTGFMAMEPQTGHIKAWVGGINYKHFKYDHVKQGARQPGSTFKPFLYTAAIENGYYPCYEVIDTKVCIPLPDGNMWCPNNSDNKFSGQKYTLRKALAESVNTISAFLVNKLGAETLVKTAKRMGISTPLDPNPSLALGVSDVTLYDMVGAYGAFVNGGTWVEPNYITRIEDKHGNVLKVFAPKTVEALSEETAYMMVHMLKAAAEPGGTAYYGLRHRNGLKNEIGGKTGTTQNYSDAWFMGITPDLVCGTWVGGEDRSIHFRSIALGQGNKLAMPIYGAFMQKVYSDPSLDVSKEPFPKPLAPLSVELDCAKYNSSAGMPIDSAQQDEFLQLPAEIDLDAEI, encoded by the coding sequence ATGACTACGCGTCAAAAAGAGAACATTACCCCACAGAAGGCGGTTTTTCCTAAAGTTGTAACTACGCTATGGCTGCTATTCGCTGGCGGCTTTGTAGCTTTTATACTTTATGTATATGCAGTTAGTGCCAACTTCCTGAATTTGTTTGGTGAGTTGCCTAACCTGCGCACCCTCGAAAACCCTAAAAGCGAACTGGCATCTGAGTTATACTCTGCAGATAATAAACTGCTGGGTAAATATTTCCGGGAGAACCGCTCCCCTGTAGATTATGAAGATCTGCCGGAGAACCTTGTGCAGGCACTTACCGCAACAGAAGATATCCGCTTTGAAGACCACTCTGGTATTGACCCGCAAGCTATGATGCGTGTAGCGACAGGTATAATAACCGGTAACCTGAAAGGTGGAGGAAGTACCCTGACACAACAGGTAGCGAAAAACCTATTCAATACCCGCAGTGAGGAGTTGAATAACGGATTGCTGAACGATGTGCCCGGCCTGCGCATGCTCATCCTGAAAACAAAGGAGTGGATCATGGCCATCAAGCTGGAGCGCAACTATACTAAACGAGAGATCATGACCATGTACCTGAACACGGTAGACTTTGGCTCAAACGCATTTGGTATTAAAGTAGCGGCTAAAACATTCTTTAATAAAGCGCCTCAGGACCTGAAACTGGAAGAGTCTGCCGTATTGGTTGGTTTATTGAAAGCTCCTACGGCTTTCAGCCCTAAATTTAACCCTGAGCGCTCCAAGCAACGCCGTAATGTGGTGCTGTCGCAGATGGTAAAGTATGAATTCCTGACAGAAGCAGAATTCAACCAACTAAAGGAAAAAGATATTAAGCTTGACTACCGTGTAGAGAACCAGAACATTGGTTTGGCGCCATATTTCCGTACCGAAGCCAGCAAGTTCTTACTGGAATGGTGCCGCGAAAATGGCTATGACCTGTATGCCGATGGCCTGAAGATCTATACAACCATAGATTCGCGGATGCAGGAGTATGCAGAGCAGGCCATGGAAAAGCACATGGAAGCGCAGCAGAAACTATTCTTCAACCACTGGAAGAACCGTAACCCCTGGACAGATAGAAACGGGCAGGAAATCAAAGGCTTTGCTGAGCAGGCCATTAAACGTACTCCTCGTTACCAGAAGCTTTATGAACGTTTTGACGGAGATGAAGACTCTATCAATTACTACCTGAATAAGAAGGTGCCTATGACCATCTTTACCTGGAACGGCGAGAAACAGGTTGAGATGAGCCCAATGGATTCTCTTAAATACTATAAGCACTTCCTGCAGACTGGCTTTATGGCTATGGAACCACAAACTGGTCATATTAAAGCGTGGGTAGGCGGCATCAACTATAAGCACTTTAAATACGACCATGTAAAGCAGGGTGCACGTCAGCCTGGGTCAACGTTTAAGCCGTTTCTGTATACTGCTGCTATCGAAAATGGCTACTATCCTTGCTACGAAGTAATTGACACAAAAGTATGTATTCCGCTTCCGGATGGTAATATGTGGTGCCCTAATAACTCTGACAATAAGTTCTCTGGTCAGAAGTATACTTTACGTAAGGCACTGGCAGAATCCGTTAATACTATCTCAGCTTTCCTGGTAAATAAATTAGGTGCTGAAACACTGGTTAAAACTGCTAAGCGAATGGGAATCTCCACACCACTGGATCCTAATCCTTCACTGGCTTTAGGAGTGAGTGATGTTACCCTATATGATATGGTAGGCGCTTATGGTGCATTCGTGAATGGCGGAACCTGGGTTGAACCAAACTATATTACCCGCATAGAAGACAAGCATGGCAATGTGCTGAAAGTGTTTGCTCCTAAAACGGTAGAAGCTCTTAGCGAAGAAACAGCCTATATGATGGTGCATATGTTGAAAGCTGCTGCAGAACCTGGTGGTACAGCCTATTATGGTTTGCGTCACCGTAACGGGCTTAAGAATGAGATTGGCGGTAAAACAGGTACTACGCAGAATTACTCTGATGCCTGGTTTATGGGTATTACTCCTGACCTTGTTTGCGGTACCTGGGTAGGCGGCGAAGATCGCTCCATCCACTTCAGAAGTATAGCTCTGGGCCAGGGTAACAAACTGGCGATGCCGATCTATGGCGCTTTTATGCAGAAAGTATACTCAGATCCGTCACTTGATGTATCTAAAGAGCCTTTCCCTAAACCTTTAGCGCCTTTATCTGTAGAATTAGACTGCGCCAAGTATAACAGCAGTGCCGGCATGCCGATCGATTCGGCCCAACAGGATGAGTTCCTGCAATTGCCTGCTGAAATCGATTTGGATGCTGAGATCTAA